A stretch of the Thermodesulfovibrionales bacterium genome encodes the following:
- a CDS encoding leucyl aminopeptidase — MNITIKHVKETDHPCDALILPLCEGERIAPYQDIDGALNGSLGKIMASRDFSGKLNQASLVHTLNAIKPRRVLLVGMGKRGELSSERIRQAGGKAASYLDGLNLRSASLAVRYILSIKASPVPFVEGALLSLYKFRKYKEDKSQNGLEALTVLGKYEKAFHDSIRWAEKISSAVHFARDLVNSPSNDMTPSVLARVARGIGRGKVSVKVLDRDDAEREGMGAYLSVAKGSGEPCRFIVLKYSGGEGAPVVLIGKSITFDSGGISIKPSEGMERMKYDMAGGAAVLALIRVASEGNLRLNLVGILPAAENLPGGRASKPGDIVRAISGKTIEIINTDAEGRLVLADAIGYAQKMKPRAIIDIATLTGACSVALGNEAIAMMGNDEGLMSGLKTAGEKTHERVWQMPLFDEYLEYIKSDIADIKNSGGKTGSLVTAGYFLKEFAGKTPWVHLDIAGTAWAEKDKPYIPKGASGVGVRLLSQFLKECIHEDS, encoded by the coding sequence ATGAACATTACCATTAAGCATGTAAAGGAGACCGATCATCCTTGTGATGCCCTCATTCTTCCGCTCTGTGAGGGTGAAAGGATAGCTCCCTATCAAGATATCGATGGCGCCCTGAACGGTTCACTCGGCAAGATCATGGCATCAAGGGACTTCTCAGGCAAGCTGAACCAGGCTTCTCTTGTCCATACCCTGAATGCCATTAAGCCCAGGAGGGTCCTTCTCGTAGGCATGGGCAAAAGGGGAGAACTCAGCAGCGAAAGGATCAGGCAGGCAGGTGGCAAGGCCGCTTCGTACCTTGACGGTCTTAATCTGAGGAGCGCTTCCCTCGCAGTCCGTTACATCCTTTCCATAAAGGCCTCACCCGTCCCCTTTGTTGAAGGAGCTCTTCTGTCTCTCTATAAGTTCAGGAAGTATAAAGAGGACAAGAGTCAGAACGGTCTCGAAGCCCTGACGGTACTGGGTAAGTATGAAAAGGCCTTCCATGATTCGATCCGATGGGCAGAGAAGATCTCCTCTGCCGTGCATTTTGCCCGTGACCTCGTCAATAGCCCGTCGAACGATATGACGCCTTCAGTCCTGGCAAGGGTCGCAAGGGGCATTGGCAGGGGCAAGGTCTCGGTCAAGGTCCTCGACAGGGATGATGCTGAAAGGGAAGGGATGGGGGCGTACCTGTCGGTTGCGAAGGGTTCGGGGGAGCCGTGCCGTTTTATCGTTCTGAAATACAGCGGCGGCGAGGGAGCGCCTGTTGTCTTGATCGGCAAGTCCATTACCTTTGACAGCGGCGGTATTTCGATAAAGCCGAGCGAAGGGATGGAGCGGATGAAGTACGACATGGCAGGAGGGGCAGCTGTCCTTGCCCTCATCAGAGTTGCGTCGGAAGGGAATCTTCGTCTCAATCTCGTCGGGATACTGCCTGCTGCAGAGAACCTCCCCGGAGGCAGGGCATCGAAGCCCGGAGATATTGTGAGGGCGATCAGCGGGAAGACGATCGAGATCATCAACACCGACGCAGAAGGACGGCTTGTTCTGGCAGACGCCATCGGCTATGCACAAAAGATGAAGCCGCGGGCTATAATAGATATAGCAACATTAACGGGTGCGTGTTCTGTTGCCCTGGGGAATGAGGCAATCGCAATGATGGGCAATGATGAAGGATTGATGAGCGGATTAAAGACAGCAGGTGAGAAGACCCATGAGCGCGTCTGGCAGATGCCGCTCTTCGATGAGTACCTTGAGTATATAAAAAGCGATATTGCAGACATAAAGAATAGCGGCGGCAAGACAGGGTCCCTCGTCACTGCCGGATACTTCCTGAAGGAGTTCGCCGGCAAGACGCCCTGGGTTCATCTCGACATTGCCGGTACTGCCTGGGCTGAAAAGGACAAGCCCTATATACCGAAGGGAGCCTCGGGTGTCGGGGTGAGACTCCTATCACAGTTCTTAAAGGAGTGTATTCATGAAGATTCTTAA
- a CDS encoding zinc dependent phospholipase C family protein, with the protein MKILKITLFLSILFLPSLAFAWGPLTHIYLGSEIFSLGSLLPAGIYALIRKYRHDYLYGNLMADIIIGKKFLPEDKNPHSWDMALNLLDAVETQQQKAFVFGYMSHLAADTIAHGKFASSRRNIEHTLVEMRADSIIDKRYWFQAISIDRKVQMRNDRFLERSLERVLFSFKTNKRIFKGMLLLSCFNKERLGEFIQRNAVYPSDLTRNNIEQLHLESLDRIIDILSNGTESEVLSQNPMVS; encoded by the coding sequence ATGAAGATTCTTAAGATCACGCTTTTTCTCTCTATCCTTTTTCTCCCGTCCCTTGCCTTTGCATGGGGACCCCTTACCCACATCTATCTCGGGAGTGAGATTTTCTCCCTCGGTTCGCTCTTGCCTGCCGGTATCTATGCCCTCATACGGAAATACCGGCATGATTATCTCTATGGCAACCTCATGGCCGATATCATCATAGGCAAGAAATTCCTGCCGGAAGACAAGAACCCCCACAGTTGGGATATGGCTCTGAACCTCCTTGATGCCGTCGAGACGCAGCAGCAGAAGGCCTTTGTTTTCGGGTACATGAGCCATCTTGCCGCTGATACGATCGCTCATGGAAAGTTCGCGAGCAGCAGGAGAAATATCGAACATACCCTTGTTGAGATGCGGGCGGACAGCATCATTGACAAACGGTACTGGTTCCAGGCGATCAGCATCGACAGGAAGGTTCAGATGAGAAACGATCGCTTTCTTGAGCGGTCTCTCGAACGGGTATTGTTTTCTTTCAAGACGAACAAGAGGATATTCAAGGGCATGCTCCTTCTTTCCTGTTTCAACAAGGAGAGGCTCGGTGAGTTTATCCAGAGGAATGCCGTTTACCCTTCGGACCTGACGAGGAACAACATTGAGCAACTCCACCTTGAATCTCTTGACCGTATCATCGATATCCTCAGCAACGGCACTGAGTCGGAAGTATTGTCCCAAAACCCCATGGTCTCCTAG
- a CDS encoding TraR/DksA C4-type zinc finger protein, translating to MAKKTIQKTAKKGSAGKATAGRTTEMTASKKTRPKTTAQKKTALKMKKTTKKVTASQPAKTKKTERAVSKRFARGKAEPKKSTSGKVARNVAPSKPETRGQQKHQLREKKLQDIKKMLLEQRSVILCEAEEALNSLPGQTTFPDLGDQASAEIDRNFMLRLREREQRLLKKIEEAIEKIESGSFGTCEVCGQEIDVKRLEARPVTTMCIYCKTEQEEEEKIRGF from the coding sequence ATGGCAAAAAAAACGATTCAGAAGACAGCAAAGAAAGGAAGTGCGGGCAAGGCGACTGCCGGAAGGACTACCGAGATGACGGCGTCGAAAAAGACCCGTCCAAAGACAACCGCTCAGAAGAAAACGGCCCTGAAGATGAAAAAAACGACAAAGAAGGTCACAGCATCGCAGCCGGCAAAGACAAAGAAGACGGAAAGGGCTGTTTCCAAGAGGTTTGCCCGTGGAAAGGCTGAACCTAAGAAAAGCACTTCCGGGAAGGTTGCCAGGAACGTTGCTCCCTCGAAACCGGAAACCAGGGGACAGCAGAAGCATCAGTTGAGAGAAAAAAAGTTGCAAGACATAAAGAAGATGTTGTTGGAGCAGAGGTCCGTCATCCTCTGCGAAGCCGAAGAGGCACTCAACTCACTCCCCGGTCAGACGACATTCCCCGACCTCGGTGACCAGGCAAGCGCAGAGATCGATCGCAACTTCATGCTCCGTCTCAGGGAAAGGGAACAGAGACTTCTCAAGAAAATTGAAGAGGCAATAGAGAAGATCGAAAGCGGTTCCTTCGGTACCTGTGAGGTTTGCGGACAGGAGATCGACGTGAAGAGGCTTGAGGCAAGGCCGGTCACGACGATGTGTATATACTGCAAGACGGAACAGGAAGAGGAAGAGAAGATCAGAGGTTTCTAA